One part of the Sorangiineae bacterium MSr11954 genome encodes these proteins:
- a CDS encoding phospholipase C, phosphocholine-specific, whose translation MDRRRFLKLTAASAGGAAAMNLLPKHLRKALAAQVQSLRSFDAIEHVVIFMQENRSFDHYFGTLRGARGFSDRSALQLQSGKSVFYQPNGSSTLLPFRTTEQYMNGTPHAWGDAHGAWNGGLCDDWVKHKTLLTMAHYERSDLEFYYALADHFTICDAYHCSVMSSTNPNRLYLWSGTIDPRGTGGGPVTNNDESKARTWTTYPERLEAAGVSWKVYQEKDNFDDNALAWFKQYREAKPGNPLYDRGMAVVDDLVGAFKADIQANKLPKVSWLVARTAWSEHSTNGPVRGIALTSRLLDALAASPDVWAKTVFILTYDENDGFFDHVPAPIPPDGTADEFVNGEAIGLGARVPCLVVSPFSRGGFVCSETFDHTSILRFLEVVTGVKEPNISAWRRAVCGDLTRTLDLASPVVGWPSALKPIPDSAPGRVVTVRPPKNQRMPVQERGTRPARALPYQPNATLRADVAGGKVWIDMSNAGASTVHFSAYANRYRTDGPWQYDVARTPISDSFNARAFGGGKYDLSVYGPNRFLRRFAGDLGAAGKTFAVASHVTTEQGGTVELTFTNEGSSQVTVTVTANNYRTDGPWTFAVAPGQSLSDTWRVGIYGSGWYDLTVTLSSDPSFVQRLVGHVETGAVSVSG comes from the coding sequence ATGGATCGCCGACGATTTCTGAAGCTCACCGCCGCTTCCGCCGGCGGCGCCGCGGCCATGAACCTCTTGCCGAAGCACCTGCGAAAGGCTCTGGCTGCCCAGGTGCAGTCCCTTCGCTCGTTCGATGCCATCGAGCATGTCGTGATTTTCATGCAAGAGAATCGGTCGTTCGACCATTACTTCGGCACCCTGCGCGGCGCGCGCGGGTTCTCCGATCGAAGCGCCTTGCAATTGCAATCGGGAAAGTCGGTTTTTTACCAGCCGAATGGTTCGTCGACCCTGCTGCCGTTTCGAACCACCGAGCAGTACATGAACGGCACACCGCACGCGTGGGGCGACGCGCACGGCGCGTGGAATGGTGGATTGTGCGACGATTGGGTCAAGCACAAGACTTTGCTCACCATGGCGCACTACGAGCGCAGCGATCTCGAATTCTATTATGCGCTGGCCGATCATTTCACGATTTGCGACGCTTACCACTGCTCGGTGATGAGCTCGACGAACCCCAATCGCCTCTATTTGTGGAGCGGTACGATCGATCCGCGGGGCACGGGCGGCGGGCCGGTCACCAACAACGACGAGTCGAAGGCGCGCACGTGGACGACCTATCCGGAGCGGTTGGAGGCCGCCGGCGTCAGCTGGAAGGTGTACCAGGAGAAGGACAACTTCGACGACAACGCGCTGGCGTGGTTCAAACAGTACCGCGAGGCGAAGCCCGGTAATCCGCTTTACGATCGCGGCATGGCCGTGGTGGACGACCTGGTGGGGGCCTTCAAGGCGGACATTCAAGCGAACAAGCTGCCCAAGGTCTCGTGGCTGGTGGCGCGAACGGCGTGGAGCGAGCACTCGACCAACGGCCCGGTCCGCGGGATCGCGCTCACCAGCCGGTTGCTCGACGCGCTGGCCGCCTCGCCCGACGTCTGGGCCAAGACCGTGTTCATTCTGACGTACGACGAGAACGATGGGTTCTTCGATCACGTGCCCGCGCCCATTCCCCCCGACGGCACGGCGGATGAATTCGTGAACGGCGAAGCCATCGGCCTGGGCGCGCGCGTTCCCTGTCTGGTGGTCTCGCCGTTCAGCCGCGGCGGGTTCGTGTGCTCCGAGACGTTCGACCACACGTCCATTTTGCGGTTCTTGGAGGTGGTGACGGGGGTGAAGGAGCCCAACATCTCGGCCTGGCGCCGCGCGGTCTGCGGCGATCTGACGCGCACCCTCGATCTGGCGAGCCCCGTGGTGGGCTGGCCCTCGGCGCTGAAGCCCATCCCCGACTCCGCGCCGGGGCGCGTGGTGACCGTTCGGCCTCCGAAGAACCAGCGCATGCCCGTCCAGGAGCGCGGTACGCGGCCCGCGCGGGCGCTCCCGTACCAGCCCAACGCCACCCTGCGCGCCGACGTGGCGGGCGGGAAGGTGTGGATCGATATGTCCAATGCCGGCGCCTCCACCGTGCACTTTTCGGCTTATGCGAACAGGTACCGCACGGACGGGCCCTGGCAATACGACGTGGCACGAACGCCCATCTCGGATTCGTTCAACGCCCGCGCGTTCGGGGGCGGCAAATACGATCTCTCCGTGTATGGTCCGAACCGATTCCTCCGAAGGTTCGCGGGCGATCTGGGGGCCGCGGGGAAGACCTTCGCGGTCGCCTCGCACGTGACCACCGAGCAAGGAGGGACCGTGGAGCTGACCTTCACCAACGAAGGCAGCTCCCAGGTGACCGTCACCGTCACCGCCAACAACTACCGGACCGACGGCCCGTGGACCTTCGCGGTGGCGCCCGGCCAGAGCCTCTCCGATACATGGCGCGTCGGCATTTACGGGAGCGGTTGGTACGATCTGACGGTCACCCTCTCCTCCGACCCGAGCTTCGTTCAGCGGCTGGTCGGCCACGTCGAGACGGGCGCCGTGAGCGTGAGCGGGTAG
- a CDS encoding formimidoylglutamate deiminase: MTTPLLLTFPALATAHSHAFQRGMRGGAQRRGLRGEDDFWTWRGTMYQLANALTPESIARISRVAFRELRLSGVRTVGEFHYVHHQPDGTPYAQRTLLSDTVIEAAKAEGLRIALLRVAYHRAGAGKPAEPFQARFCDPSVDAVLSDVDALRAKYKNDPDVRVGLAPHSVRAVPPSWLGPLAEYARRHRLPFHMHVAEQTREIDECVAETGRRPIELLDHLGVLSPEFVAVHATHLTDTEAKLLGAQRSFACICATTERDLGDGLPSISALRAAQVRLCTGVDSHVMTDPFEDMRSLETLERLRTQSRVTFSPDGVSPAEQLWREASLEGAAACGFPDPGGDVVLRRDHPSLELVSDEHVLDAIVFGGGPALVERLEPAPRAATP; this comes from the coding sequence ATGACCACCCCGCTCCTTCTCACCTTCCCCGCCCTCGCGACCGCTCACTCCCACGCCTTTCAACGCGGCATGCGCGGCGGCGCCCAACGCCGCGGCCTCCGAGGCGAGGACGACTTTTGGACGTGGCGCGGCACCATGTACCAGCTGGCGAACGCGCTCACCCCCGAGTCGATCGCCCGAATCAGCCGCGTGGCCTTTCGCGAGCTGCGCCTCTCCGGCGTCCGCACGGTGGGCGAGTTCCACTACGTGCACCATCAGCCCGACGGCACACCGTACGCCCAGCGCACCTTGCTCTCGGACACGGTCATCGAGGCCGCCAAGGCCGAAGGGCTCCGCATCGCGCTGCTGCGGGTCGCGTACCATCGCGCCGGTGCCGGCAAGCCCGCCGAGCCGTTCCAGGCGCGCTTCTGCGATCCGAGCGTCGACGCCGTTCTCTCCGACGTCGACGCATTGCGTGCAAAATACAAGAACGATCCCGACGTGCGCGTCGGCCTGGCGCCCCACTCGGTGCGCGCGGTGCCGCCCTCGTGGCTCGGCCCGCTCGCCGAATACGCCAGGCGCCACCGCCTCCCCTTTCACATGCACGTAGCGGAGCAGACGCGCGAGATCGACGAGTGCGTGGCCGAAACCGGGCGGCGCCCCATCGAGCTCTTGGACCACCTCGGGGTTCTCTCGCCCGAGTTCGTCGCCGTGCACGCCACCCACCTGACCGACACCGAAGCAAAGCTCCTCGGCGCGCAGCGCTCCTTCGCCTGCATCTGCGCGACCACCGAGCGCGATCTCGGCGACGGCCTCCCGTCCATTTCGGCCTTGCGCGCAGCGCAGGTGCGGCTCTGCACGGGGGTCGACAGCCATGTGATGACCGATCCCTTCGAGGATATGCGCTCGCTCGAGACGCTCGAGCGCCTGCGCACCCAGAGCCGGGTCACCTTCTCGCCCGACGGCGTCTCGCCCGCGGAGCAACTCTGGCGCGAAGCTTCGCTCGAAGGCGCCGCGGCGTGCGGCTTCCCGGATCCGGGCGGAGACGTCGTCTTGCGTCGCGACCACCCCTCGCTCGAGCTGGTGTCCGACGAGCACGTCCTCGACGCCATCGTCTTCGGTGGAGGCCCCGCCCTGGTCGAGCGCCTCGAGCCTGCACCGCGCGCCGCAACGCCGTAG
- a CDS encoding NAD(P)-dependent oxidoreductase: MAANVARKGFPLQVWNRHHERAHTLTALGGKVRSTPAECVANARIIVTMLRDEAALLSVLSRPDGVLSGMEKDAVVVDMSTIGRAGALRAAAMVKDAGGRFVDAPVTGSVGLAERGDLIAFAGGRLNDVSRAQPVILTMCKRVVHAGDVGHGQALKMLVGGVGLHQLVAYASMLVLGERAGIARRTIIEALSLGAFASPFYVAKKDKLLAKDYSPEFTLDFTLKDALLNVDLQQEVGLPLPVLREALRAVEQAVEEGLGPEDLFALEKYYRDL, encoded by the coding sequence ATGGCGGCAAACGTTGCGCGAAAAGGTTTCCCGCTGCAGGTCTGGAACCGCCACCACGAGCGGGCGCACACCCTGACCGCGTTGGGGGGAAAAGTCCGATCCACCCCCGCCGAATGTGTTGCGAACGCACGCATCATCGTCACCATGCTCCGCGACGAGGCCGCGCTGCTCAGCGTGCTGAGTCGCCCTGATGGCGTGCTTTCGGGGATGGAGAAGGACGCGGTGGTGGTCGACATGTCCACCATCGGGCGTGCAGGTGCGCTGAGGGCGGCGGCCATGGTGAAGGACGCGGGCGGGCGCTTCGTGGACGCCCCGGTCACCGGGTCGGTCGGCCTGGCCGAGCGCGGCGATCTCATCGCCTTCGCCGGCGGGCGCTTGAACGATGTGTCGCGCGCGCAGCCCGTGATCCTCACCATGTGCAAGCGGGTCGTGCACGCCGGCGACGTCGGGCACGGGCAAGCGCTCAAGATGCTCGTGGGCGGCGTGGGGCTGCACCAGCTGGTAGCGTACGCGAGCATGCTGGTGCTGGGGGAGCGCGCCGGCATCGCGCGGCGCACCATCATCGAAGCGCTCTCGCTCGGCGCCTTCGCGTCCCCCTTCTACGTGGCCAAGAAGGACAAGCTGCTGGCGAAGGACTACTCGCCCGAGTTCACCCTCGACTTCACCTTGAAGGACGCGCTCCTCAACGTGGACCTCCAGCAAGAGGTGGGGCTCCCCTTGCCCGTCCTGCGGGAAGCGCTGCGAGCCGTGGAGCAGGCCGTAGAAGAAGGGCTCGGCCCCGAAGACCTCTTCGCCCTCGAGAAGTACTACCGGGACTTGTGA
- a CDS encoding phosphonatase-like hydrolase produces the protein MTIKRKWQLACLDMAGTTVRDDGLVEEAFTAAIAAEEGMAPGSPGYEEALRFVRDTMGQSKIDVFRALLADEPKAQAANLRFEDAYAALVRAGRIAPIEGAVEAIEQLREAGIQVALTTGFARPTQDAILDALGWRKLVSLALCPGDAGRGRPYPDMILTAILRLGVSDVRAVAVAGDTPSDIRSGSCAGASVVAGVLTGASKRDALLSAGATHVLDAITALPGLLRAAP, from the coding sequence GTGACCATCAAACGAAAGTGGCAATTGGCCTGCCTCGATATGGCCGGTACGACCGTTCGTGACGATGGTCTCGTCGAAGAGGCCTTCACCGCCGCCATCGCGGCGGAAGAGGGCATGGCCCCGGGCTCGCCGGGCTACGAGGAGGCGCTGCGGTTCGTGCGCGACACGATGGGGCAGAGCAAGATCGACGTCTTTCGTGCCCTCTTGGCCGATGAACCCAAGGCGCAGGCGGCCAACCTTCGCTTCGAGGACGCGTACGCGGCGCTCGTCCGCGCCGGGCGCATCGCGCCCATCGAGGGCGCGGTCGAGGCCATCGAGCAGCTGCGCGAGGCGGGGATCCAGGTGGCGCTGACCACCGGCTTTGCGCGCCCCACGCAGGATGCCATCCTCGATGCGCTCGGCTGGCGCAAGCTCGTGAGCCTCGCCTTGTGCCCCGGCGACGCGGGACGAGGGCGTCCCTATCCCGATATGATCCTCACGGCGATCCTTCGCCTGGGCGTCTCGGACGTTCGCGCGGTCGCCGTCGCGGGCGATACGCCGTCCGACATTCGGAGCGGATCGTGCGCGGGGGCGAGCGTGGTGGCGGGCGTGCTCACCGGGGCGAGCAAGCGCGACGCGCTGCTCTCCGCGGGCGCGACCCACGTGCTCGATGCGATCACGGCGCTGCCCGGGCTCCTTCGCGCGGCGCCGTAG
- a CDS encoding MFS transporter — MVHAASHLSSRGARRVRVGVFALSWLAYASYYIGRKQFAVSKASMASQYHLGTTALGNIDTGYLVAYSLGMFASGVLCDRIGPRRLVGFGMMASAAAVAAFGFSNATTWFALAFTANGFAQSTGWPGTIKAMTPWWSSSERGKVMGWWSTCYQVGGIAATAIATALLVRWGWRMAFWVPALWMTVVGAWVLLRLPEARQANAHGVDAHHANANASANASATGRGATRAGAAGGAADRAPSPRHVLRQMEVWYLGFIYFGFKLIRYSLLFWLPFYLEKQLGYSTGQAGYSSISFEAGGIVGTIGSGLLFDRLYHRRRHLILVMTFGLGLALVLYTKVAAWGIAVNFGAMAIVGFMLFGPDALISGAMAQELGGPSASGSTSGVINGIGSVGAIAQGTITALVATHYGWDRVFHLFIGLAFACSLALVPYAFGRRATPAPTGAATATAPREGARAAP; from the coding sequence ATGGTCCACGCGGCGAGCCATCTTTCGTCCCGCGGCGCGCGCCGCGTTCGAGTCGGTGTTTTTGCGCTCAGTTGGCTGGCGTATGCATCGTACTACATCGGTCGAAAACAATTCGCGGTCTCCAAGGCCAGCATGGCGTCGCAGTACCATCTCGGCACCACCGCGCTCGGAAACATCGATACCGGTTATTTGGTGGCCTATTCGCTGGGAATGTTCGCCTCCGGGGTGCTCTGCGATCGGATCGGGCCTCGCCGGCTGGTGGGGTTCGGGATGATGGCCTCGGCGGCGGCCGTCGCGGCCTTTGGCTTCTCCAACGCGACGACGTGGTTTGCGTTGGCCTTCACCGCCAATGGATTCGCGCAATCGACCGGATGGCCCGGAACGATCAAAGCCATGACCCCGTGGTGGTCGTCCTCGGAGCGCGGCAAAGTCATGGGATGGTGGTCCACCTGCTACCAAGTGGGCGGCATTGCAGCCACCGCCATCGCCACGGCGCTGCTCGTCCGCTGGGGGTGGCGAATGGCGTTTTGGGTGCCCGCGCTCTGGATGACCGTGGTCGGTGCATGGGTGCTGCTTCGATTGCCCGAGGCCCGCCAGGCAAACGCGCATGGCGTCGACGCGCACCACGCAAACGCGAATGCCAGCGCGAACGCGAGCGCCACCGGCCGCGGAGCCACCCGCGCTGGCGCCGCCGGCGGCGCCGCCGACCGCGCGCCGAGTCCGCGCCATGTCTTGCGTCAGATGGAAGTGTGGTATCTCGGCTTCATCTATTTTGGATTCAAGCTGATACGATACAGCCTGCTCTTCTGGCTACCGTTTTACCTGGAGAAGCAACTTGGATATTCCACCGGGCAAGCCGGTTACTCCTCCATTTCGTTCGAGGCGGGCGGGATCGTCGGGACCATTGGCAGCGGGCTGCTCTTCGATCGGCTCTATCATCGGCGCAGGCACTTGATCCTGGTGATGACGTTCGGCCTCGGCCTCGCCTTGGTGCTCTACACGAAGGTGGCCGCGTGGGGGATCGCCGTGAACTTCGGCGCCATGGCCATCGTCGGGTTCATGCTGTTCGGCCCCGATGCGCTCATCTCGGGGGCCATGGCGCAGGAGCTCGGGGGGCCCTCCGCGTCGGGCTCCACCTCGGGCGTGATCAACGGCATCGGCTCGGTGGGCGCCATCGCGCAAGGCACGATCACCGCGCTGGTGGCGACCCACTACGGGTGGGACCGCGTCTTTCATCTGTTCATCGGGCTGGCGTTCGCGTGCTCGCTGGCGCTCGTCCCGTATGCCTTCGGGCGGCGCGCCACCCCGGCGCCTACCGGCGCGGCGACGGCTACGGCGCCGCGCGAAGGAGCCCGGGCAGCGCCGTGA
- the uvrB gene encoding excinuclease ABC subunit UvrB — translation MSGVFQLATPFEPKGDQPAAIAELVEGVRRGERHQVLLGITGSGKTFTIANVIAQSQKPALILAPNKTLAAQLYGEMKELFPNNAVEYFVSYYDYYQPEAYVPSSDTYIDKDAIVNDAIDRMRHSATRALLSRRDVIIVASVSCIYGIGSAETYHGLLIDLKTGEEFRRDTLLRMLVDIQYERNDVDFHRSTFRVRGDIVEVFPAYEQDTAIRVEFFGDTIEAIREVDPLRGKIKGSLDRYAIYPGSHYVTPQEQMRRAISSIRDELRGRLEFFDKEGRFLEKQRLEQRTQYDIEMMEQMGFCTGIENYSRHLSGRSAGDPPPTLLDYFRESFLIVVDESHQTVPQLSAMYRGDRARKETLSEYGFRLPSALDNRPLKFEEFEERVRQAIYVSATPGEYEIQKTQGVVVQQVIRPTGLTDPQVEVRPVSGQVDDLLTEIRERAAKNERVLCTTLTKRMAEDLTDYYRELKVRIRYLHSDIDTLERIDILRDLRLGEFDVLVGINLLREGLDLPEVSLVAIFDADKEGFLRSPRSLIQTIGRAARNVNGRVIMYADHVTPAMKQALEETSRRRAIQEAYNEEHGITPQTVVRAVMNVNPAAGTIDYLNVPKLGRGGKAESAAEADDLAEKIAQLRLDMFAAAENLEFETAARLRDELKRLEGLAGTNADAPPASGVSYEPYANKRGKRTARGAAKGGKPGEKGRSSTAAPSASKRPARKYR, via the coding sequence ATGTCCGGAGTATTCCAACTTGCTACACCTTTCGAGCCAAAAGGCGACCAACCCGCCGCCATCGCAGAACTGGTGGAGGGCGTACGGCGAGGTGAACGGCACCAGGTGCTTCTGGGGATCACGGGATCCGGCAAGACCTTCACCATCGCCAACGTCATCGCGCAAAGTCAAAAACCGGCGCTGATCCTGGCGCCAAACAAGACATTGGCCGCGCAGCTCTATGGCGAGATGAAGGAGCTCTTCCCGAACAACGCGGTCGAATACTTCGTTAGTTATTACGATTATTACCAACCCGAGGCGTACGTCCCGTCGAGCGACACCTACATCGACAAGGACGCCATCGTGAACGACGCCATCGACCGCATGCGCCACTCGGCCACGCGGGCGCTGCTCTCGCGGCGCGATGTGATCATCGTGGCGTCGGTGAGCTGTATCTACGGCATCGGCAGCGCCGAGACGTACCACGGGCTGCTCATCGACTTGAAGACGGGCGAGGAGTTCCGGCGCGACACCTTGCTGCGCATGCTGGTCGACATTCAATACGAGCGCAACGACGTCGACTTTCACCGAAGCACGTTTCGTGTGCGCGGCGACATCGTGGAGGTCTTTCCGGCATACGAGCAGGACACGGCCATCCGCGTGGAGTTCTTCGGCGACACCATCGAGGCCATCCGCGAGGTCGACCCGCTGCGCGGCAAGATCAAGGGCTCGCTCGATCGCTACGCCATCTACCCGGGCTCGCACTACGTGACGCCGCAGGAGCAGATGCGCCGCGCCATCTCCAGCATCCGCGACGAGCTCCGCGGCCGGCTGGAGTTCTTCGACAAGGAGGGGCGCTTTCTGGAGAAGCAGCGGCTCGAGCAGCGAACGCAGTACGACATCGAGATGATGGAGCAGATGGGCTTCTGCACCGGCATCGAGAACTATTCGCGGCACCTCTCCGGCCGCAGCGCGGGCGATCCGCCGCCGACGTTGCTCGATTACTTCCGCGAGAGCTTCCTCATCGTCGTGGACGAGTCGCACCAAACGGTGCCCCAGCTCTCGGCCATGTACCGCGGTGACCGCGCGCGCAAAGAGACTCTGTCGGAGTACGGCTTTCGTCTGCCGAGCGCCCTCGACAACCGGCCGCTCAAATTCGAGGAGTTCGAAGAGCGCGTGCGCCAGGCCATTTACGTCTCGGCCACCCCCGGCGAATACGAAATACAGAAGACGCAGGGCGTGGTGGTGCAGCAGGTCATCCGCCCCACCGGCCTCACCGATCCGCAGGTCGAGGTGCGGCCGGTATCGGGCCAAGTCGACGATCTGCTCACGGAGATCCGCGAGCGCGCGGCCAAGAACGAGCGCGTCCTCTGCACGACCTTGACCAAGCGCATGGCCGAGGATTTGACCGACTACTACCGCGAGCTCAAGGTGCGTATTCGGTATTTGCACTCCGATATCGATACGCTCGAGCGGATCGATATCCTCCGGGATCTGCGGCTGGGCGAGTTCGATGTTTTGGTCGGCATCAACCTTTTGCGCGAGGGGCTCGACCTGCCGGAGGTGAGCCTGGTCGCCATCTTCGACGCCGACAAGGAGGGCTTTCTGCGCAGCCCGCGCTCGCTCATTCAGACCATCGGGCGCGCGGCGCGCAACGTGAATGGCCGGGTCATCATGTACGCCGACCACGTCACGCCGGCCATGAAGCAAGCCTTGGAGGAGACGAGCCGCCGCCGGGCGATCCAAGAGGCGTACAACGAGGAGCACGGCATCACGCCGCAGACGGTCGTGCGCGCGGTGATGAACGTGAACCCCGCGGCCGGCACCATCGACTACTTGAACGTGCCCAAGCTGGGGCGCGGCGGGAAAGCCGAGAGCGCGGCCGAGGCCGACGATTTGGCCGAAAAGATCGCGCAGCTGCGGCTGGACATGTTCGCCGCCGCGGAGAACCTGGAGTTCGAGACGGCCGCGCGCCTGCGCGACGAGCTCAAACGCCTCGAGGGTTTGGCCGGCACCAACGCCGACGCCCCGCCCGCCAGCGGTGTCTCCTATGAACCCTACGCCAACAAGCGCGGCAAGCGAACCGCGCGCGGCGCCGCCAAAGGCGGAAAGCCAGGCGAAAAGGGGAGGAGCAGCACCGCCGCCCCCAGCGCCTCCAAGCGCCCCGCGCGCAAGTACCGCTGA
- a CDS encoding BatA and WFA domain-containing protein, with protein MSFVAALALFVGVLVVAPYLAHRLRRKRADDRPFAAAHLVPPAPPRARRRSSLEDRALFATRALSVLALALLGASPLVRCSRLSLSRSSGASVALAIVLDDSMSMRASAEGDPQRGTSRFERARQGARELLASAREGDAVAIVAAGEPARVALAATTDLRAAQAALDGLAESDRATDLEGAVAMARALVGQLPQVDKRVVVLSDLADGHSDRPPLGEGSDMPVWVALPELRASGNDCALVSADRAGLRVRARVACSQASGAAGREVTLTDGDKVVAKVAAPQTTPGDAVLMLPAEPAGELHAHLTGTDAIASDDVATVMTESGPGAIAVIGDTAAESAATGGAPLIEQALAALKLEIGVRPIPVFPERAEDLAAFVGIVLDDPPGLTPEQRRALGDFMGNGGVVLLALGPRAAVAPLGASLEPVLAHAVRWEAVPPNVAGADPGSARGGLEEASTTLLDLDASRRAVLDLEDVGSLGKLLTWKDGAPLVAERSSGRGEAWVVTLPFSVDSSDLTLRPGFLSLLDVWVERARVHASPRRGGVGVPWVFAGVSHVTIRGPKGPIEVQREGNTWRASPPLIGTYQVAGGDGKHEIRVATPDVRELDFRPRAVAKSALGRDFGDTHAQVDVSWAVALVLLFLTACELGLRVFSSTAAPVEP; from the coding sequence GTGTCGTTCGTCGCCGCCCTCGCCCTCTTCGTCGGTGTCCTGGTGGTCGCGCCCTACTTGGCGCACCGCCTGCGACGCAAACGCGCCGACGATCGCCCCTTCGCGGCCGCGCACCTGGTCCCGCCGGCGCCGCCGCGGGCGCGAAGGCGCTCGAGCCTGGAGGACCGGGCGCTCTTCGCCACCCGCGCGCTGTCCGTGCTGGCCCTCGCGCTCTTGGGCGCCTCGCCGCTGGTGCGCTGCTCGCGCCTCTCACTCTCGCGCTCGAGCGGCGCGTCGGTCGCGCTGGCCATCGTGCTCGACGACTCGATGAGCATGCGCGCCAGCGCCGAGGGCGATCCGCAGCGCGGCACCTCGCGGTTCGAGCGCGCGCGGCAAGGTGCGCGCGAGCTCCTGGCCTCGGCGCGCGAAGGCGACGCGGTGGCCATCGTGGCCGCGGGCGAGCCGGCGCGCGTGGCCTTGGCGGCGACCACGGATTTGCGCGCGGCGCAGGCGGCGCTCGACGGGCTCGCGGAGAGCGATCGCGCCACGGATCTGGAGGGCGCCGTCGCCATGGCGCGCGCCTTGGTGGGGCAGCTGCCGCAGGTCGACAAGCGCGTGGTGGTGCTGAGCGATCTGGCCGACGGGCACTCGGACCGGCCGCCGCTCGGTGAAGGGAGCGACATGCCCGTGTGGGTCGCGCTCCCGGAGCTCCGCGCCTCGGGCAACGATTGCGCGCTGGTCTCGGCCGATCGCGCGGGCCTGCGGGTGCGGGCGCGGGTCGCGTGCAGCCAAGCTTCGGGCGCGGCGGGCCGCGAGGTCACCCTGACGGACGGCGACAAGGTGGTGGCCAAGGTCGCCGCGCCCCAGACGACGCCCGGCGACGCCGTGTTGATGCTCCCCGCGGAGCCCGCCGGCGAGCTGCACGCGCACCTGACGGGCACCGACGCCATCGCGAGCGACGACGTGGCCACGGTAATGACCGAGAGCGGACCGGGCGCCATCGCGGTCATCGGCGATACGGCGGCCGAATCGGCGGCCACGGGCGGCGCGCCGCTCATCGAGCAGGCGCTCGCGGCGCTCAAGCTCGAGATTGGCGTGCGCCCCATCCCGGTGTTCCCCGAGCGGGCGGAGGATCTGGCGGCCTTCGTGGGCATCGTGCTCGACGATCCCCCCGGCCTCACCCCCGAGCAGCGGCGGGCGCTGGGCGACTTCATGGGCAACGGCGGCGTGGTGCTCCTCGCGCTCGGTCCGCGCGCGGCCGTCGCGCCCCTGGGCGCGTCGCTCGAGCCCGTTCTGGCGCACGCCGTACGCTGGGAGGCGGTGCCCCCGAATGTCGCAGGCGCCGATCCGGGGAGCGCGCGCGGCGGCCTCGAAGAGGCGTCGACGACCTTGCTCGATCTCGACGCGAGCCGCCGCGCGGTGCTCGACCTCGAGGACGTGGGGTCGCTCGGCAAGCTGCTCACGTGGAAGGATGGCGCGCCCCTGGTGGCCGAGCGCTCCTCTGGACGAGGCGAAGCGTGGGTCGTCACCTTGCCCTTCAGCGTGGACAGCAGCGACCTGACCTTGCGCCCCGGCTTCCTCTCGCTGCTCGACGTGTGGGTCGAGCGGGCGCGCGTGCACGCGTCCCCGAGGCGCGGCGGGGTCGGCGTGCCCTGGGTGTTCGCGGGCGTCTCGCACGTAACCATCCGCGGGCCCAAGGGCCCCATCGAGGTGCAGCGCGAGGGAAACACGTGGCGCGCGAGCCCCCCGCTCATCGGCACGTACCAGGTGGCGGGAGGCGATGGAAAGCACGAGATCCGCGTGGCGACCCCCGACGTGCGCGAGCTCGATTTCCGTCCGCGCGCGGTGGCCAAGAGCGCCCTCGGGCGCGACTTCGGCGACACCCACGCGCAGGTCGACGTGTCGTGGGCCGTGGCGCTGGTCCTCCTCTTTCTCACGGCGTGCGAGCTGGGGCTGCGCGTCTTTTCGTCCACCGCGGCGCCGGTGGAACCGTGA